DNA from Spirochaeta lutea:
ATCCGGATTTCAACAGCCCGAACCGGCCTGAGTTCGAAGTAATCAGTGAGATTACTACACCCGATCAGCATACCGTGGTTGTGTATCTGTCCGAACCCTCTGCACCCATTCTGTACAGTCTTGCCAGCGGGTGGGCAGCGATTTTGCCCTCCGAGAAGATTGAATCCGGGCATGATTTTGCCCTGCTTCCCCTCGGTACCGGTGCATTCTCCCTGGTGAATTGGAGTCAAGACGATCGAATCACCCTGAAAAAGAATAACGAATATTGGATGGCCGGAAGCCCCCGGGTGGATGAGGTGGTATTCCGAATCGTTCCCGAGCGATCCTTGCAGATTCAGGGGTTGATAAGCGGTGATTTGGATGTGGTGTATCTGGTCGATACCGAGGATCTTGCCTTGCTGGAAGCCAGCGGAGAGGTTTCCATACAACAGAGCCTTTCTTCCCTGGTGTTGGTAATGCCGATGAACCTGTCAGCAGAACCTATGCAGGATAGGCGATTTCGGCAGGCGGTGGCGATGAGTATTGATAAGCAGCAGGTGCTGGATATCGCATACGGGGGCGGAGTGCCGGTGCATACCTTCATGGATGCAGGGAATCCCTTTTTCGCTGATCTTGAAAATCCCTACCCCTACAATCCTCAAGAAGCCCGCCGGCTTTTGGCTGAGATGGGTTACCAGGGACAGCCCGTTGAATTGGTGGTTCCCCAGAATTTTGCACCCCATGTCCGGGCCGGGGAACTGTACCAGGAGATGCTGCGGCAGGTCGGGATCCAGGTGTCCCTTCGGTTAGTGGATTGGAGCTACTGGATCGGCGAGGTCTACGGGAATGCAAACTACCAGATGTCTGTTATCGGGCATACCGGAAAGCTTGATCCCCACGGAATCTTTGCCGGTTACGCCAGGGGAGGCCGGTACGTACGGTGGGAGAATGCTGAGGCCGCTGACCTGATCGATCAAGGAAAACGAGTCCTCGATTTTACATCCCGTCAGGCTATTTACAGCCGGGTCCAGGAGCTGTTCGCCCGGGATCTGCCGTTCTTCTTCCTTGGTTCTTCCAACCGGACTGTAGCGGTACGAAGTGATGTCCGGGGATTCCAGATGACCCCGGTATTGGACACCTTCGACTTCCGGCGGGTTGAGCGGGTTCAGCCCTAGGTTGGGGAGATATGGAGGATAAGAGACGGGATCTGCCTGGGATGCAGGATGAGCCCCGGGAGCGCAAGAAGTCAAATCCCGGGGTTTCCAGTGGCTCCGACAATCCCAGTGGTTCCGGGGCTCTCCGCATCCCCCGGTCCCGAAGCAAAACCGGTAAAAACCGTGTAGCCGCTGCAGGATTAGTAATAACCATTGTAACCCTCTGGCTGACCACGGCGATCTTCGCCGGGGTCCTTGCTCCCTTCGACCCTTGGGAGCAGCATCTGGAGGCCCGGTTCGCCCCCCCGGGAACGGTGGTTCCCGGGACAGCCGGTGAAATCTTTATCCTGGGTACGGATAGTTTGGGGCGGGATATACTGAGCCGCTTGATGCACGGGGCCCGGGCCGCCCTGACTGTCGGTCTGGGTGCCCTGGGGATATCCCTGGTGGTCGGCGGGGTGCTGGGGGGATTAGCCGGCAGTGCGGGCGGCCGGGTTGATGATGCCGTGTCGCTGCTCAGCGATTCGGTGCTGGCTATTCCCACAGTGCTTCTGGCCATTGCCCTGGTATCGGTCCTTGGGTCCGGGCAGGGCCAGATGGTGTTGAGCCTCGGGGTGGTTTTTACGCCGGTCATAACCCGGGTAGTCCGGTCTGAGGTTAGGCTTGCCAATGAGGCGGGCTGGATGCTCGCATCCCGGGTATTAGGTACCCCGGCTCTCCGGGCTTTCTCATCCCATATCGTTCCCCAGGTAGGTCCCGCTGTAGCGATCCAGGCCAGCAGCCTGTTTTCCCTGGCGATTAGCCTGGAGGCTTCCCTTTCTTTTCTGGGGATCGGCTCCCAGCCGCCCCAGGCAAGTTGGGGACTCATGCTCCAAGAAGCTCGGAACTACCTATTAACCCATGGAAATCTGGCCCTGGCTCCCGGACTTTGCCTAGCGACGGTGGTCTTTGCCCTGAACCTACTGGGCGACTTGATTGCCGAGTCCTACAAGCGTTAATTCCGGGACGGAGGGGGAACGAAGCCGTGAGGATGGATACGGAAATCGCGGCCTGCTATCATGAACGTCCTGGGATCCACCGGCAGCCCACGAATCAGCGCAAAGAGTCGGGATCTGCCCTCTCCCTCCACGACCCGCATCACTGGTAGGCCCGCCAGCACCGAACCCTCGATCCCGTGACACCTAACCGATGTTAAACCAGGATTCTCCAGTCATCAGGAATAGGGCCCGTGGCCAAGACCTGAAGCACCTCATGGAAGGGCAGGGGATTCGATTCAGTCAGGGTGCAGAGATGGACTTCCCGGAAGGTATTACGCAGATCAGAATCCCCTATCAGGGGTGCAAGTCCGATGAAGTCTTCCGGGGAATCATGATGCTCCCATAAATTTAGAATATCCGTGAAAATCCGGACTCCCTGGGACACAGCGGTGTTCCATAAATCTCCCAGTCCCATGGTCTTATCCTCACCGATCCCGCAGGGATCGACCCACTGCCGCCCCTGTTCATTGAGAACATCCAACTCCCGGGGGAGGGCCAATGGATGCAGTAAGCCCACCCAACGTAGGGACGAAATTGGTTCCAGCGCTCCTGCCTTCCATTGAGCCCAGCGCTCCCTCTCTGCCTGATCGCAGAACCTGTAAAATCCCATGGTATCCCCGTAGGCATTTCTAATCCGCTGGGGCAGCACCTCGTCCTCCCTGGTCTTGGGGTATACACGGTGTAGTGCTGAAATGAAAAGGGATTCTAATGCCTCTGGCAGGTCATCCCCCAGGTCACAGACCTGGGCGAAGCGGCTCTCCGGTCCCCCGGGCGGGGTTAGTCCGGGGAAGATCCGATGCCCCGTACCCTTGGTACCGGGCGCAAAATCACCCTGAATAGCGTAGGTATCTATGATCCGTTCGAAGAAGGCATGGGCATACCGGTACTGCTGGCTTTCGGGGATGCTTGGTTCGAACCATCCCGAATGATAATTGATGTAGGGATGCAGGTGCCTGTCGAGGATGGCATGGCTGATAAACCCGAGGATATACTGCCCCAGGTGACTGGCGGGTTCCCAGTTTCTCTCCAGGGCAGTAGCCACCAGGGTCGCGCAGAAACTACCGTATCCGCGGCGGTGCATGAGGGAACCCAGGGCAATACCGCTGGGTTTTGTTCTCTGGTTGTGGTAAAACATATCCGGACCCTGGGCTCCCAAGGCGAGCCAGGATGGGGCTGAGGTAACCAGATCGGGACGATGTATAGCATGCAGAATATCGGCTGCAAATTGGGCATGGGCGTACTGGGATGGCATATAAACTAATGTACTATAGGTCTGTACAGATCAGCAACTCCGGTATACAATGTGGCAAAAATCACAGAAAACCGAAAAGATCCGCTCTTTTTTTCCCCTTCTCTGGTGGAAAACTTCAGGTTTTACTCAGATAATAGACAGTACAGAACTATCGGAGGACTATTTTGGCACAAACGAAGGCTATTCTCGTGGTGAATTGCGGCAGCTCGTCGTTGAAGTATGAGGTGTATGAGATGCCCGAGGGCAGAAGCCTGGGCAAAGGTGTTGTGGAACGCATCGGAATGGGTGTGGGAAACATCGACCAGGAATCACCCCGGGGCGAGTACCATCATGAACAGGAAATCAAGGACCATGCAGTGGCCATGGAGTTGGTGCAGAGGGCTCTCATAGATAGTCAGTACGGACTGCTATCTGATCTTGGGCAGGTAGTCGGGGTCGGACACCGGGTGGTACATGGGGGAGAGAGTTACTCCCAGTCTGTGGTTATTGACACCCAGGTTCTGGCAGCGATTAAACAGAATATTGAACTTGCCCCCCTTCATAACCCCGCCAATCTCACAGGAATTCAGGAATCCATGAAGTTCTTCCCGGGCGTACCCCAGGTTGCGGTTTTTGACACCGCCTTCCATCAAACCATTCCCTCCTCATCCTACCTCTACGGTCTTCCCTATGAGTTATACGAGAAGTTTAAGATCCGGAAGTACGGTTTCCACGGCACCAGCCACCGGTATGTAGCAAACGAAGCGGTGCGGTTCCTCAAGCGCGCCATGGAGAATACCAACGTGATTTCCGCCCATCTGGGTAACGGAGCCTCCATTACCGCGGTAGCCCGGGGTAAATCCATCGACACCTCCATGGGGTTCACGCCTCTTGAAGGCCTTGTAATGGGCACCCGGTCCGGAGATATCGACCCTGCCATCATCTTCTATCTCATGGAGCGCGGCTACAGTCCCGAGGAACTGAATACCCTCCTGAATAAAAAAAGCGGACTCTTGGGGCTATCGGGAATAAGCAACGATATGCGGGATGTTCATAAGGCGAGTCTGGAAGGTAATACCCGGGCGGAGTCTGCCTTGGAAGTGTTCGCCCACCGGGTTCGCCGGTATATCGGTGCCTACATGGCCAACCTCGTGAAGGTTGATGCCCTGATCTTTACCGGAGGGGTCGGCCAACATGCCCCGCATATGCGGGAGCGCATCTGTCGACGGTTAGAGAACCTGGGAATTGTCATGGACTATGAAAAAAACCGGGAAAACGGTTCTAAACTAGGGATAATTTCCACCGATTACAGCCCGGTAACCATTCTCGTGGTCCCTACCAACGAGGAACTGCAGATTGCTAAGGATACCTACTCCCTGGTATTCGGTTCTGCCCAGGCATAGTACACCATGAATCTATCGCTCCCCCAGATCAGCCGGGATAACAAACCCTGGCTCGGTCCTGGTTTTGATCAGCTGCTCTGCTTTCAGGATCTGGTGCTGGGGATGCGGTGTATTTACAGCTTGCGTCATCGGCTAGGTCAGCGGGCTATGCAATTGGCCTCGAAGCCGGGCTTAGGCATTACCGAACTGGCCGAGGATGATCTCTGGGAAACCCCGGGGGACATCTCCTCCCTTCACCAACACAACCAAGGCATATTGGTGTATGACAAGGCCCGGGGATTTTTTGACCGGGCCTTTCGTCCTCGGGGGGTAAGCCTTGGCGAGATCGACAGCCAGACCCGATCCTGGCTTTCCTCAGCCGATCCTGGACAGATGCATCACGACGGAATTTTCGGAGCCGGTATTCTAGAGGCGGGACGGTATATTCGGGCCGACTTTCTGCAGCTCGAGAAGGACGGCACCTGGACCCTTACCTTGATAAAATCCGGCGTGAAACTCAAGGAGCGGTATGTTCTTGAGGCCGATTGGATTATTAAGGGATTTCAACGCCTGGGGCTCGCGATCCATCTTGTGAGGGTGTTTCATCCTGATAAAAACTATCAACGGGAAGAATCCCTGGACCTCCAAGGTTTTTTTACCAGCGAAAGTCTCACTTCCCGGGTAAAACATCTGCGTCGAGGCTTCGAAGACCGTGAGCAGGCGGTTCTGCATGACCTGATTCACGCGCCTCAGAACGGAACCTGTCGTCAACCCATGTTCTGCGGATACTGTACAGCTGTGCCGATGCCAGTAACCACCGAGATAAATCCGGATGTGTGTAATCTCTTTCGGGCCGGAGCTGCGGTGCGGCTTCTCCGGGAACAGGGAATTACCAGCATCCTGGATCTTCCTGGGGCCCAGGGTGACGCACGTAGGTACCTAAAACCACGGCATTGGATTCAATACCAGGCATATAAAACCCGAGAGCCTGTGGTAGATTCCCAGGCTCTGGTGCGGTTTTTAGATGGACTTACCTTTCCCTTGTACTGTCTGGATTTTGAATCGATCCATCAGGCTGTCCCCCCCTACCGAGGACTTCACCCCTGGGAACATATGCCCTTTGCCTATTCGGTGTGCAGGGTAGACGATCCTAATACCCTGGAGATAGCTGATTCTCAGGTGTTCATTGCTGACCCGGGAACCGACGGGCGTCCTGAAATGACTACCCGGCTGCGTTCCCTTCTGGGAACCTCCCGGGGTTCAGTACTGGTCTACGGCCAAGAATTTGAACGCTTTGTGCTTCGCCGTTTATCAGCCTTAGATCCGGAGGCGGCTGGGGATCTCCAGGGGATCATGGAACGGATCGTTGACCTGCAAACACCCTTCGCTGAGTTCTGGTACTACCACCCTCTCCAGGGCGGAAAGGTTTCCCTGAAAAACATCCTGCCCCTGTTCTCTTCCCAGACCCTCTACCAGGACCTGGAGGTCCAAAACGGTGCAGATGCAAGCCTGGGATACTATTTTCTCTCCTACAGCGATCAGGCTCCCGACGATCCCGGGCAGCGTCAGCAGCTCGGCCTCGAGTCTGCCCAGGAATTTTTACCCAAACTTGAACTCTATTCCCGGTTAGATACCGAAGGCCTCATAGCGATCCTCCAAGGACTTATGGCCCTGGTCGGCTGAACCCCCGGGTATCCGGGGACTCATGAGCTAATTTGAGCAGTCATTTGCAATTGGAATCCCCGAGAATGGGGAGTGTCTGAAAGGGTTGGGTAGTGCGCAAAAGGTTGTACCATTGCACCCTGGCGACACAACCCCTAGGTGGAATTTTAGGATGCTCCGCTAAATCTGGTGGCGTTTACAACCTTTTGCGCATTATGGAAGGGATGTACCCGGACTCAGCTCATGAGCCCGGGCCGGGTGCGGTCAGAAGTCAACGTTCAAGGATCGGGGGACCGGGGCAACCGTAAATTCGGCATGGAATCCCGGGCTGGAGTAGGAATCTCGTCTTCCCGCCCCCAGCTGTGTGGACCCTGCCCCGATCAGCCTTACTTGAATAACCGATCGATCACATCCTTGTATTGATCGGTAATAACGTGGCGTTTGATATCCTGTTTTCCCGATAGTTCTTTGCCAACCTCAAAGGCCTTGGGAATGACAGCGAATCGGGAGATCTGTTCCCAGGTCCGGAAGCCGTTTTTACTGCTGATAGCATCGTTTATTTCGCTACGCAGCAGGCTGTTGATCTCAGGTGATTCACAAACGCTCTCCCAATCGCTGCAGTCCAGGCCGTTTTCCTTGGCATAGGCGCAGACGGCCTCCTGGTCGGGTACGATCAAGGCCCCGAGGAATTTTTGATCCTGTCCCAGGAGCACCGCGTTATCGATGTAGGGTGATGCCTTCAGGCGGGCCTCAATGGGGGATGGTTCAATATTTTCTCCGCCCATGAGCACTATGGTGTCTTTCGCTCGGCCGCGAATGGCAATCTCGCCGCGGTGGGTCATCATCGCGAGGTCCCCGGTGTTGAGCCAACCATCCTCACCGATCACCTGTTTGGTAAGGTCGGGTCTCTTGTAGTAGCCCATCATCACCTGGTCGCCCTTAACGTACAGGACACCTAACTCACCGGGAGGCAGAACCCTGCCGTCCTCGCTTCGGACCTGAGCAAAGGTGTAGCGCAGGGGACTTCCGATAGTTCCCGCAACCGGGGCCCATTGGGTCCGGACGGAGATTACCGGAGAGCTCTCGGTCAGTCCGTAGCCCTCAAGGAGTAGAATCCCCGCAGCAGAAAAGAAATCATCCACATAGGGGGGGAGAGCCCCGCCCCCGGAGATGCCCGCTACGAATCGGCCGCCTAACCTGGCCCTGATTTTTTTGAATACCAGGGCGGTACCCAAGGCGTGGAGGGGAAGCAGGAGAAGCCAGGGAATCAGGGCGGTGAGGAAGTCCAAGACCCTGCTGCGTTTATTAAAGGTGGGGAACAGGCCCTTGAGTTTGCTTTCCTGTTTTTTATAGGCCTTACCAACGGATACGAAGAACCGGAAGAGCGCCCAGCTGGCACCTCCTTGGCTCTGAAGCTTGCTGTAAATACCGGCCCGCAGGCTCTCCCAAATTCGTGGAACCGAGGCCATCCAGGTGGGGCGGACGGCCTGAAAATCAGCCAGCATGATCCGGCCGATGGGTTTAGAGTAGGCTAGGGCCGTACCGTTGGCTATGGAGATATACTGCATAACCCGTTCGAAACTATGCCAAACCGGGAGAACACAGAGCCAGATATCCCCGGGTTTTATCCCGATCTTATTATCGATGTACAGTGCCTGGCTAAGGAAGTTCCAGTGGCTGATCATAACTCCCTTGGGTTCTCCGGTGGTGCCCGAGGTGAAGATGATGGTTGCCAGATCATCCGGGGTCAGTTCGGCAATGGATGTTTCTATGGCCTTCCGGTGTTTTTCCAGGGTCTTAGATCCGAGGTCTACAACCTCATGAAAATTGTAGGTTTTTATTTCTTTGGGAAGTTCCGGAGCCTTGTCCTTATCATCCGGGGGATCCAGAAGGATGACCGTTTTCAGCTTCGGAAGCTCCGATAGGTGGGGAACTATTTTTTTTAACTGGGCTGTATTCTCAAAAATTGCTGCAGGGGCCTCTACCGTCTTAAGAATGAAAACCATCTCCTGGGGCATGGTATCGCATCCCCGGGGAACATCCGCTGCTCCCAGGGCAAGCAGTCCCAGGTCAGCCAAAAGCCATTCTTTCCGGTTCTCCGAGATAAGCCCCACCAAGCTGCCCTTGCCGAGTCCTAATTCTAAATATCCCGCCGCCACAGTGTACATTTCTTCCACCAGCTGGGGATAACTTGTAGGCTGGAATTCGCCCTGGGTATCTTTGGCATACTGGGCCATCGCCTGGGGCCAGCGCTGAGCATTCTTCTGAAGTAGCTGCGGTATCGAGTATCGTTCCTTATTCATGAACCCTCCTGAGATCGTTTTGAATCCATCTTCCATGGTACCATTCTTTCTGAACCAGGGCAAAAGAATTAGTATTTTGAAGTTCTACTCCGGGGCTTGTGAAAGGCCTTCCGGGGGGTGTAGTATGCCCGGATATGGATTACGATATTTTTTCCTTACAGGGATTCCAACGCAGTTACCTCAAAAAATTGGCCCACCGCCGCAAACCGGTGGTTATGCTCGGCCAGCATGGTCTGAGCCCCGAGGTGCTCAAGGCGGCTGACCAAGCCCTGAACAGCCATGAACTCATCAAGATCAAATTTCAAGATTACAAGGCCGAACGCCGTCCCATCTCCGAAGACCTCGCCCGCCAGCTGGAGGCGCAGTTTGTAAACCTCATCGGTAATATTCTGACCATCTATCGTCAAAATCGTGAGCCGGATCAGCGCATCATCCGACTTCCTCAAAACCGGTCCTAGCCGGGCAGATTCGGCGCCGGGGCCGCGGACTGGCTCTCCGAACCTGGGAAGTGAGGATCTGGGGGGTGGGGTGGGTTCAATCCCTGGCGGGTGGTACGGGCATTAGAATCACTATAAAAATATAGATATAGACATATAGATAAAATACAGGTAGGATAGTGGGGTACCAAACCCTTCGGGCTGGCTGTTTCTGGTCCGCGGGCAAGCTAACCAAACTGATCCTGAGGTGTACCTATGGAGAAGCGAATCGGCGGGGCCTTGATTCTGATTGAACGTCCTGCCTCTGTACCACAACTCAACCAGATTCTCTCGGACCACGGCGGAATAATTCTGGCTCGCCAGGGGCTGCCCCTGACGGACCGGGGATTGCGTATTATTTCTCTGGTTCTTGAAGGAACGAATGATCGAATTGGCTCTCTTGCCGGCAAGGTCGGACGCCTGCCCGGGGTTACCATTAAAACCCTGCTCAGCGCCACGAAGGAGGCACGCCATGGATCACCACCGTCCCGTCCGTCAGACCGGAACCCCGACGAACCCCCGTCAACCGACGCCCCCCCATCATCCGACACCCACTCGTCAACCGAGGGCCGCCCATCATCCGACGACCCCTCATCATCCGACGCCCACCCGTCAACCGAGGGCCCGGGCTAACCCGAAACCTGGCCGGTTCAGCGAGGTCTTGGATTATCCGGCCTTACAATTCCTAGTAGAGAGCTCCCCAGAACCAAGTCCTGACGAGCTGGAGACAATCCTGCAGACGGCTCTGGATTGCCGGGGATTGGATCTGAATCAGGCCGCTAGTTTACTCCAGGTCAGGGATGGCCGGGGTATTGAACGCCTTCTCCAGGTAGCCGGAGAAGTAAAACAGGCAATATACGGCCCCCGAATGGTGCTCTTTGCACCGCTGTATACCTCGAACCATTGCAGTAACGCCTGTAGCTACTGCGGTTTCCGTTCAGATAACACCGCCATGCCTCGGCATCGTCTCTCCGACCAGGAGGTAGATGATCAGGTGCGCTGTCTCCTGGCCCAGGGGCATAAGCGGCTGCTGGTGCTCAACGGCGAGGCCAGGGGGAGCTTTGAAGAAATTCTCCATGTCTTACCCAGGATCTACGCGGTCCGATGGGAGGGCCAGGGGATTCGCCGGATTAATGTGGAGATCGCCCCCCTGGAGGTGGAGCAGTTCCGGCTGCTATCCACCCAGGGCATTGGAACCTACACCTGTTTTCAAGAAACCTACGATTCATCCCTGTACGGACTGTACCATCCCCGGGGGCCGAAGGCTGACTTCGCGTACCGCCTGGATGTGATGGATCGGGCCATGGAGGGTGGGATTCACGATGTGGGAATTGGAGCCCTCTTCGGGCTTGCAGAGTACCGCGCTGAGGTGCTCGCCCTTCTGGAGCATGCCCGGCATCTTGAACAGGTCTGGGGTTGTGGACCCCATACCATTTCCGTGCCAAGGCTCGGGCCGGCTCCGGGAGCGCCCCTGAGCCGTGCGGTTCCCCATTCCGTTTCGGATGATCAGTTTAAGCATTTGGTGGCGGTATTACGCCTGGCTCTACCCTACACCGGGATAATTCTGAGCACCCGGGAATCCTCTACCCTGCGCAGTGAATTGTTCCGCTACGGGGTTAGTCAGGTGAGCGCCGGAAGCAACACTGCTCCAGGAGGCTACCAGAACGCCGTCGGTCAGGGTGAGGAAGAGAGCCGGATGCAGTTCGACCCGAATCATTCAGAGCGTAAGGATCTCATGGGAACGGCCCGGCAGCATGATGATGGCAGTCAGATGCAGTTTGCCCTGGGGGATCACCGCAGTTTAGAGCAGGTCATCGGCGATATGGTTGACCAGGGCTTCGTACCCAGTTTTTGTACGGGGTGTTACCGCCGGGGAAGAGTGGGGCAGGATTTCATGGACCTAGCGAAACCCGGCCTCATACGGGATTATTGTCTGCCTAACGGGCTTACAAGCTTCGCGGAATACCTGGAGGATTTTGCCGGCCCCTCGTTACGGGATCGGGGCTATCAGCTCATCCGATCCCTTGAGACCCAGATTACACCCCGGGGTGCTGAGAACCTCCGGAGAAATCTGGCAGAGATCACCAGGGGGGAGCGGGATGTCTATGTCTAATTCATCTGTTGCGTCTCAGACGCTGCTCCCGGTTTCCGACAATGAAGCCTTGGGGCTCTATGCCCGGAAGGATCCCCGGGAGCTATACCGCAGGGCCGAGCAGCAATGCCTCGAGGTCTTCGGCCCCGGGGTGTATCTCCGGGGGCTCATTGAGTACACCAACTACTGTACCCAGGGCTGTTTATACTGCGGCATTGCCCGGGACCTACCGAACCCTGCAGGTCCTGAACCCGGGGCCGGTGCACGGGATACCGGCAGGCAACCGAAAACCGTATCTCGGGGTGAGTCTACGGACCACCGTGATTCGGCAGATCATCCAACGCCCCGTGAGTTCCCAAATCTTTCTACCCACGGTGCATCCCTGGACAGGTCTTCCCGCGGGGTAGGCGAACACAGGAAGAAGACCCGGATATCCCGCTACCGGTTGGATGAACAGAGGATCATGGAGGTAATCCGCCGGGGCATGGACGCCGGATTGAGGAGCTTTGTACTCCAAGGAGGCGAAGATC
Protein-coding regions in this window:
- the hydG gene encoding [FeFe] hydrogenase H-cluster radical SAM maturase HydG, encoding MDYPALQFLVESSPEPSPDELETILQTALDCRGLDLNQAASLLQVRDGRGIERLLQVAGEVKQAIYGPRMVLFAPLYTSNHCSNACSYCGFRSDNTAMPRHRLSDQEVDDQVRCLLAQGHKRLLVLNGEARGSFEEILHVLPRIYAVRWEGQGIRRINVEIAPLEVEQFRLLSTQGIGTYTCFQETYDSSLYGLYHPRGPKADFAYRLDVMDRAMEGGIHDVGIGALFGLAEYRAEVLALLEHARHLEQVWGCGPHTISVPRLGPAPGAPLSRAVPHSVSDDQFKHLVAVLRLALPYTGIILSTRESSTLRSELFRYGVSQVSAGSNTAPGGYQNAVGQGEEESRMQFDPNHSERKDLMGTARQHDDGSQMQFALGDHRSLEQVIGDMVDQGFVPSFCTGCYRRGRVGQDFMDLAKPGLIRDYCLPNGLTSFAEYLEDFAGPSLRDRGYQLIRSLETQITPRGAENLRRNLAEITRGERDVYV
- a CDS encoding acetate kinase, whose protein sequence is MAQTKAILVVNCGSSSLKYEVYEMPEGRSLGKGVVERIGMGVGNIDQESPRGEYHHEQEIKDHAVAMELVQRALIDSQYGLLSDLGQVVGVGHRVVHGGESYSQSVVIDTQVLAAIKQNIELAPLHNPANLTGIQESMKFFPGVPQVAVFDTAFHQTIPSSSYLYGLPYELYEKFKIRKYGFHGTSHRYVANEAVRFLKRAMENTNVISAHLGNGASITAVARGKSIDTSMGFTPLEGLVMGTRSGDIDPAIIFYLMERGYSPEELNTLLNKKSGLLGLSGISNDMRDVHKASLEGNTRAESALEVFAHRVRRYIGAYMANLVKVDALIFTGGVGQHAPHMRERICRRLENLGIVMDYEKNRENGSKLGIISTDYSPVTILVVPTNEELQIAKDTYSLVFGSAQA
- a CDS encoding ABC transporter substrate-binding protein translates to MKRCNPRIVLAGFLFFGSIGLLFSGGRNEGGEQVQISLGLSGNPSTLDPHATSETLTFQVVKSIYDTLLEPNEEGRLVPALAESWDFGEDNKSIRFTLRRGVTFHDGSAMDSRDVKASLERILDPDFNSPNRPEFEVISEITTPDQHTVVVYLSEPSAPILYSLASGWAAILPSEKIESGHDFALLPLGTGAFSLVNWSQDDRITLKKNNEYWMAGSPRVDEVVFRIVPERSLQIQGLISGDLDVVYLVDTEDLALLEASGEVSIQQSLSSLVLVMPMNLSAEPMQDRRFRQAVAMSIDKQQVLDIAYGGGVPVHTFMDAGNPFFADLENPYPYNPQEARRLLAEMGYQGQPVELVVPQNFAPHVRAGELYQEMLRQVGIQVSLRLVDWSYWIGEVYGNANYQMSVIGHTGKLDPHGIFAGYARGGRYVRWENAEAADLIDQGKRVLDFTSRQAIYSRVQELFARDLPFFFLGSSNRTVAVRSDVRGFQMTPVLDTFDFRRVERVQP
- a CDS encoding YhbY family RNA-binding protein, which encodes MDYDIFSLQGFQRSYLKKLAHRRKPVVMLGQHGLSPEVLKAADQALNSHELIKIKFQDYKAERRPISEDLARQLEAQFVNLIGNILTIYRQNREPDQRIIRLPQNRS
- a CDS encoding DUF2779 domain-containing protein — protein: MNLSLPQISRDNKPWLGPGFDQLLCFQDLVLGMRCIYSLRHRLGQRAMQLASKPGLGITELAEDDLWETPGDISSLHQHNQGILVYDKARGFFDRAFRPRGVSLGEIDSQTRSWLSSADPGQMHHDGIFGAGILEAGRYIRADFLQLEKDGTWTLTLIKSGVKLKERYVLEADWIIKGFQRLGLAIHLVRVFHPDKNYQREESLDLQGFFTSESLTSRVKHLRRGFEDREQAVLHDLIHAPQNGTCRQPMFCGYCTAVPMPVTTEINPDVCNLFRAGAAVRLLREQGITSILDLPGAQGDARRYLKPRHWIQYQAYKTREPVVDSQALVRFLDGLTFPLYCLDFESIHQAVPPYRGLHPWEHMPFAYSVCRVDDPNTLEIADSQVFIADPGTDGRPEMTTRLRSLLGTSRGSVLVYGQEFERFVLRRLSALDPEAAGDLQGIMERIVDLQTPFAEFWYYHPLQGGKVSLKNILPLFSSQTLYQDLEVQNGADASLGYYFLSYSDQAPDDPGQRQQLGLESAQEFLPKLELYSRLDTEGLIAILQGLMALVG
- a CDS encoding ABC transporter permease, with the translated sequence MEDKRRDLPGMQDEPRERKKSNPGVSSGSDNPSGSGALRIPRSRSKTGKNRVAAAGLVITIVTLWLTTAIFAGVLAPFDPWEQHLEARFAPPGTVVPGTAGEIFILGTDSLGRDILSRLMHGARAALTVGLGALGISLVVGGVLGGLAGSAGGRVDDAVSLLSDSVLAIPTVLLAIALVSVLGSGQGQMVLSLGVVFTPVITRVVRSEVRLANEAGWMLASRVLGTPALRAFSSHIVPQVGPAVAIQASSLFSLAISLEASLSFLGIGSQPPQASWGLMLQEARNYLLTHGNLALAPGLCLATVVFALNLLGDLIAESYKR
- a CDS encoding zinc dependent phospholipase C family protein translates to MPSQYAHAQFAADILHAIHRPDLVTSAPSWLALGAQGPDMFYHNQRTKPSGIALGSLMHRRGYGSFCATLVATALERNWEPASHLGQYILGFISHAILDRHLHPYINYHSGWFEPSIPESQQYRYAHAFFERIIDTYAIQGDFAPGTKGTGHRIFPGLTPPGGPESRFAQVCDLGDDLPEALESLFISALHRVYPKTREDEVLPQRIRNAYGDTMGFYRFCDQAERERWAQWKAGALEPISSLRWVGLLHPLALPRELDVLNEQGRQWVDPCGIGEDKTMGLGDLWNTAVSQGVRIFTDILNLWEHHDSPEDFIGLAPLIGDSDLRNTFREVHLCTLTESNPLPFHEVLQVLATGPIPDDWRILV
- a CDS encoding AMP-dependent synthetase/ligase encodes the protein MNKERYSIPQLLQKNAQRWPQAMAQYAKDTQGEFQPTSYPQLVEEMYTVAAGYLELGLGKGSLVGLISENRKEWLLADLGLLALGAADVPRGCDTMPQEMVFILKTVEAPAAIFENTAQLKKIVPHLSELPKLKTVILLDPPDDKDKAPELPKEIKTYNFHEVVDLGSKTLEKHRKAIETSIAELTPDDLATIIFTSGTTGEPKGVMISHWNFLSQALYIDNKIGIKPGDIWLCVLPVWHSFERVMQYISIANGTALAYSKPIGRIMLADFQAVRPTWMASVPRIWESLRAGIYSKLQSQGGASWALFRFFVSVGKAYKKQESKLKGLFPTFNKRSRVLDFLTALIPWLLLLPLHALGTALVFKKIRARLGGRFVAGISGGGALPPYVDDFFSAAGILLLEGYGLTESSPVISVRTQWAPVAGTIGSPLRYTFAQVRSEDGRVLPPGELGVLYVKGDQVMMGYYKRPDLTKQVIGEDGWLNTGDLAMMTHRGEIAIRGRAKDTIVLMGGENIEPSPIEARLKASPYIDNAVLLGQDQKFLGALIVPDQEAVCAYAKENGLDCSDWESVCESPEINSLLRSEINDAISSKNGFRTWEQISRFAVIPKAFEVGKELSGKQDIKRHVITDQYKDVIDRLFK
- a CDS encoding TM1266 family iron-only hydrogenase system putative regulator: MEKRIGGALILIERPASVPQLNQILSDHGGIILARQGLPLTDRGLRIISLVLEGTNDRIGSLAGKVGRLPGVTIKTLLSATKEARHGSPPSRPSDRNPDEPPSTDAPPSSDTHSSTEGRPSSDDPSSSDAHPSTEGPG